CGTTTGCGAAAGTGCGGATTGGTATAACTCAAAGTTTTGCGTTTCTATGGGTGCAAATTTGGGTATGACTCGTACACCCGATATTCATTTCTTTTCAGAATCTAAACATAATGGTACTAAAACAGTAGTTATGTCTCCTGACTTTAGCATGGTAGCTAAACATGCTGACCAATGGATACCTTGTCACGCAGGATCTGATGGTGCATTTTGGATGGCGGTTACTCATGTTATATTAAAGGAGTTTCACGTTGATAAACAAGTTCCATACTTTATGGACTATGTGAAACGTTATACCGATTGTCCGTTTTTAGTTGAGCTTGTTAAAGATGGTGATAAATATTTACCGGGAAAATTAGTTAGAGCAAATAGGATTTCTAAGTATCAAAATGTTGAAAACGGAGATTGGAAGTTTTTAAATATGGAAGAATCCGGAAGGTTAGTAATGCCTAAAGGAACCATGGGTCAAAGATGGGAAACAAAGAAAAGTGGAAACTGGAATTTGAAATATGAAGATGGGGAAGACAATTCAACGTATGATCCGATTCTTACCTTATTGAATAATAAAGAAGATGTATTAAGTGTAGAGTTTACAGAGTTTGGGTTAGATAAAAAGGCAACGCGTGGTGTTCCGGTAAAATATATTGAAACAATCAACGGAAAAATTCCGGTTACAACTGTATATGATCTTACTATGGGTCAATATGGTGTAGGTCGTGGTTTAAGTGGGGAATATCCAAACGATTACAATGATGAAAAACAAGCGTATACTCCGGCTTGGCAAGAAATTTTCACAGGCGTGGGTAGAGATACTGTTATTCAGTTAGCGCGAGAATGGGGAACCACTGCAGAAATTACCAAAGGAAAATGTATGGTTATTGTAGGCGCGGCTATTTGCCACTGGTTTCACAATAACTTAATGTATCGTTCTGCAATAATGACGCAAATGCTTACGGGCTGTAACGGTGTTAATGGTGGAGGAATGAATCACTATGTAGGTCAGGAGAAATTAGCTCCTGTTGATTCGTGGGGAACTATCATGTCGGGTAAAGATTGGCAAAGTGCTACACGTTTGCAACAAGGTCCGATTTGGCATTATATTAATTCTGATCAATGGCGTTATGATAACAACCAAGTGATGTATAATAAAGTACCTCATGGCAGCAAGTTAGGTAATTTACACTCAGCTGATGTTATTGCAATGTCAGTAAGAAATGGTTGGATGCCTTTCTATCCGCAGTACAGTAAAAATAATCTTGAAATAGCGAAAGATGCAATAGCTTCCGGAGCATCAACTGATGATGAAATCAAAAATTACGTAGTAGATAAATTAAAATCAAAAGAACTTGGTTATTCTGTAATGGACCCTGATAATGAAATCAATTTTCCGCGTAACTGGTTTATATGGCGAGGTAATGCTTTAATGTCGAGTGCTAAAGGTCATGAATACATGTTAGACCATTACCTAGGAACTCACACTAATAAAATAGCAGATGAGGTCGCAAAAGATGAGGTACATGAATTATTATGGAGAGAAGCCCCCAAAGGCAAAATGGATTTGATTGTTGATATAAATTTTAGGATGGACACAACTGCATTATATTCAGATATCGTTTTACCTACAGCATCATGGTATGAAAAGGCTGATATCAATAGTACTGATATGCATTCTTTTATACATCCTCTATCTGCAGCTGTACCTCCGGTTTGGGAGGCTAAAACCGATTGGCAAATTTTTCAATATATCGCTAAAGTATTTAGCGAATTAGCAAAAAAACATTTCCCAACTCCTGTTAAGGATATTGTAAATGCACCTCTTTCCCATGATAGTGTTGATGAAATTTCTCAACCAAAACTGTTGGATTGGTACAAGGGCGAATGTGAAGCGATTCCGGGTAAAACCATGCATAAAATTGCTATTGTTGAGAGAGATTATACGCAAATTCATAATAAATTCATTTCGTTAGGCGCAAACATTTTGAAGAATCAAATTGGAGCGCATGGTGTTAATTTTATGGCGGATGATGCGTACAATGAAATGTTGAATGACAAAAAACACATTCAAAGGATTAATGGTGTTGAATACCCGTCGGTTAAAGAAGACGTGGAGGCAATTAATGCAATTTTAAAATTATCATCTTTAACAAACGGTCATCTCACGGTTAAAGCTTACACCAACATGGAAAAGAAAACCGGAATGCCATTACTACAGCATGGAATTGGTAGCCGTGATGTTAAAATTGACTATAAAGATTTGCAATCACAACCGCGTCGTTATAACAACTCACCATTGTGGTCAGGCTTGATGGATAACGGTCGTGCGTATGCCGCCTATACATATAATGTAGATTGCTTAGTTCCTTGGAGAACATTAACA
This window of the Sphingobacteriaceae bacterium genome carries:
- a CDS encoding nitrate reductase subunit alpha, giving the protein MSWIEDIISPKTRKWEEFYRNRWQHDKVVRSTHGVNCTGGCSWQVYVKDGIVVWETQALDYPLLESSLPPYEPRGCQRGISYSWYLYSPIRVKYPLMRGALLDIFKEEKKKCGGDAFQAWENIQNDSTKRKRYQKARGKGGFRRVKWDEVVELIASANLYTIKKYGPDRVIGFSPIPAMSMLSYASGARYLQLIGGVNLSFYDWYCDLPTAFPEIWGEQTDVCESADWYNSKFCVSMGANLGMTRTPDIHFFSESKHNGTKTVVMSPDFSMVAKHADQWIPCHAGSDGAFWMAVTHVILKEFHVDKQVPYFMDYVKRYTDCPFLVELVKDGDKYLPGKLVRANRISKYQNVENGDWKFLNMEESGRLVMPKGTMGQRWETKKSGNWNLKYEDGEDNSTYDPILTLLNNKEDVLSVEFTEFGLDKKATRGVPVKYIETINGKIPVTTVYDLTMGQYGVGRGLSGEYPNDYNDEKQAYTPAWQEIFTGVGRDTVIQLAREWGTTAEITKGKCMVIVGAAICHWFHNNLMYRSAIMTQMLTGCNGVNGGGMNHYVGQEKLAPVDSWGTIMSGKDWQSATRLQQGPIWHYINSDQWRYDNNQVMYNKVPHGSKLGNLHSADVIAMSVRNGWMPFYPQYSKNNLEIAKDAIASGASTDDEIKNYVVDKLKSKELGYSVMDPDNEINFPRNWFIWRGNALMSSAKGHEYMLDHYLGTHTNKIADEVAKDEVHELLWREAPKGKMDLIVDINFRMDTTALYSDIVLPTASWYEKADINSTDMHSFIHPLSAAVPPVWEAKTDWQIFQYIAKVFSELAKKHFPTPVKDIVNAPLSHDSVDEISQPKLLDWYKGECEAIPGKTMHKIAIVERDYTQIHNKFISLGANILKNQIGAHGVNFMADDAYNEMLNDKKHIQRINGVEYPSVKEDVEAINAILKLSSLTNGHLTVKAYTNMEKKTGMPLLQHGIGSRDVKIDYKDLQSQPRRYNNSPLWSGLMDNGRAYAAYTYNVDCLVPWRTLTGRQSFYLDHDGYIAFGEHLPTYKPSPKPEAYGDLRKTVNDGKAKMLNVLTPHGKWHIHSTYGDTLRMLTLSRGMEPCWMSEKDAADLGIKDNDWVEVYNDHGVYCTRACVSARIPSGVCIVYHSPERTYSVPKSQIRGGKRAGGHNSFTRVHLKPNLLMGGYGQFSYHFNYWGPVGVNRDTHVLVRRMDKLEF